A genomic segment from Salvia splendens isolate huo1 chromosome 13, SspV2, whole genome shotgun sequence encodes:
- the LOC121762368 gene encoding uncharacterized protein LOC121762368 isoform X1 encodes MLSSLIRDCGCTASSPLSTMAVIGLTILTNNPHFGMTRASNNYKYKMRVPYELKKGQSRQFHKLPSGSNIEIIFQKGLPKIDQKPPPLVFVHGSFHAAWCWAEHWLPFFSRHGFDCYALSLLAQGESDAPDGAVAGSLQSHAADVAHFIHNEIRLPPVLLGHSFGGLIVQQYIANEKSQVSEMENRHPYLAGAVLICSVPPSGNSGIVWRYLFSKPIAAFKITRSLAAKAFQTSLPLCKETFFSAAMEDHLVLRYQKLMTESSSKPLFDLRKLNASLPVPPVKDHSMKILVLGANDDFIVDAEGLRETGRFYGVSPVCVEGVAHDMMLDYSWEKGAHVIQSWLNALDT; translated from the exons ATGTTATCCAGTCTTATACGGGATTGTGGCTGTACGGCATCTTCTCCTTTATCAACAATGGCGGTCATTGGCCTCACAATTCTCACAAACAATCCTCACTTTGGAATGACTCGGGCTAGCAACAACTACAAATACAAAATGCGGGTACCTTACGAACTGAAGAAAGGACAGTCTCGGCAATTTCACAAGCTCCCTTCCGGTTCCAACATCGAGATCATCTTCCAAAAAGGCCTTCCAAAAATCGATCAGAAGCCGCCGCCGCTAGTATTCGTGCACGGAAGTTTTCACGCGGCGTGGTGCTGGGCTGAACACTGGCTGCCCTTCTTTTCTCGACATGGATTTGATTGCTATGCTCTTAGCTTGCTCGCTCAG GGAGAAAGTGATGCACCTGATGGTGCAGTAGCAGGTTCACTCCAG AGCCATGCAGCCGATGTGGCTCACTTCATTCACAACGAAATTAGGTTACCACCAGTCTTGTTAGGTCATTCTTTTGGAGGACTTATCGTTCAACAGTATATCGCAAATGAGAAATCTCAAG TTTCAGAGATGGAAAACAGACACCCATATCTAGCTGGGGCTGTCCTAATTTGCTCGGTACCACCTTCAGGAAATAG TGGCATAGTTTGGCGGTATCTATTCTCCAAACCTATTGCTGCATTTAAG ATAACACGCAGTTTGGCAGCAAAGGCTTTTCAAACTTCTCTGCCACTTTGTAAGGAAACTTTCTTCTCTGCTGCTATGGAGGATCATCTGGTCCTTCG ATATCAGAAGCTGATGACAGAAAGTTCAAGTAAGCCACTTTTTGATCTGCGGAAGCTCAACGCATCACTTCCTGTTCCTCCTGTGAAAGATCATTCCATGAAGATCCTTGTCTTGGGAGCAAATGATGATTTCATAGTG GATGCAGAGGGACTTAGAGAAACAGGTAGGTTTTATGGAGTGTCACCTGTTTGTGTGGAAGGGGTTGCACATGACATGATGTTGGATTACTCATGGGAGAAAGGTGCGCATGTAATTCAATCATGGCTGAATGCTTTGGACACATAA
- the LOC121762368 gene encoding uncharacterized protein LOC121762368 isoform X2: protein MLSSLIRDCGCTASSPLSTMAVIGLTILTNNPHFGMTRASNNYKYKMRVPYELKKGQSRQFHKLPSGSNIEIIFQKGLPKIDQKPPPLVFVHGSFHAAWCWAEHWLPFFSRHGFDCYALSLLAQGESDAPDGAVAGSLQSHAADVAHFIHNEIRLPPVLLGHSFGGLIVQQYIANEKSQEMENRHPYLAGAVLICSVPPSGNSGIVWRYLFSKPIAAFKITRSLAAKAFQTSLPLCKETFFSAAMEDHLVLRYQKLMTESSSKPLFDLRKLNASLPVPPVKDHSMKILVLGANDDFIVDAEGLRETGRFYGVSPVCVEGVAHDMMLDYSWEKGAHVIQSWLNALDT, encoded by the exons ATGTTATCCAGTCTTATACGGGATTGTGGCTGTACGGCATCTTCTCCTTTATCAACAATGGCGGTCATTGGCCTCACAATTCTCACAAACAATCCTCACTTTGGAATGACTCGGGCTAGCAACAACTACAAATACAAAATGCGGGTACCTTACGAACTGAAGAAAGGACAGTCTCGGCAATTTCACAAGCTCCCTTCCGGTTCCAACATCGAGATCATCTTCCAAAAAGGCCTTCCAAAAATCGATCAGAAGCCGCCGCCGCTAGTATTCGTGCACGGAAGTTTTCACGCGGCGTGGTGCTGGGCTGAACACTGGCTGCCCTTCTTTTCTCGACATGGATTTGATTGCTATGCTCTTAGCTTGCTCGCTCAG GGAGAAAGTGATGCACCTGATGGTGCAGTAGCAGGTTCACTCCAG AGCCATGCAGCCGATGTGGCTCACTTCATTCACAACGAAATTAGGTTACCACCAGTCTTGTTAGGTCATTCTTTTGGAGGACTTATCGTTCAACAGTATATCGCAAATGAGAAATCTCAAG AGATGGAAAACAGACACCCATATCTAGCTGGGGCTGTCCTAATTTGCTCGGTACCACCTTCAGGAAATAG TGGCATAGTTTGGCGGTATCTATTCTCCAAACCTATTGCTGCATTTAAG ATAACACGCAGTTTGGCAGCAAAGGCTTTTCAAACTTCTCTGCCACTTTGTAAGGAAACTTTCTTCTCTGCTGCTATGGAGGATCATCTGGTCCTTCG ATATCAGAAGCTGATGACAGAAAGTTCAAGTAAGCCACTTTTTGATCTGCGGAAGCTCAACGCATCACTTCCTGTTCCTCCTGTGAAAGATCATTCCATGAAGATCCTTGTCTTGGGAGCAAATGATGATTTCATAGTG GATGCAGAGGGACTTAGAGAAACAGGTAGGTTTTATGGAGTGTCACCTGTTTGTGTGGAAGGGGTTGCACATGACATGATGTTGGATTACTCATGGGAGAAAGGTGCGCATGTAATTCAATCATGGCTGAATGCTTTGGACACATAA
- the LOC121762993 gene encoding 40S ribosomal protein S7-like, translated as MYTALQKIHKEKDAEPTEFEENVAQALFDLENTNGDIKSELKDLYINSALQIDVSGGKKAVVIHVPYRLRKAFRKIHSRLVRELEKKFSGKEVVFIATRRIVRPPKKGSAAQRPRSRTLTSVHEAMLEDVVYPAEIVGKRIRYRLDGSKIMKVFLDPKARNDTENKVETFSRVYRKLSGKDVVFEFPTTEA; from the exons ATGTATACTGCGTTGCAAAAGATTCACAAGGAAAAGGATGCTGAGCCCACTGAGTTTGAGGAGAATGTAGCTCAG GCCTTATTTGATTTGGAGAACACAAATGGAGATATTAAGAGCGAATTGAAGGACCTTTACATCAACTCTGCCTT GCAAATTGATGTCTCTGGAGGCAAGAAGGCTGTTGTAATCCATGTACCCTACCGGTTAAGGAAAGCTTTCCGCAAAATTCATTCTAGGCTGGTTAGAGAACTTGAGAAGAAATTCAGCGGAAAG GAAGTTGTTTTCATTGCTACTAGAAGGATTGTGCGGCCACCGAAGAAGGGTTCAGCTGCTCAAAGGCCTCGATCACGTACTCTCACATCCGTTCACGAAGCTATGCTTGAGGATGTAGTTTATCCAGCTGAGATTGTTGGTAAGCGCATCAGATACAGGCTAGATGGATCAAAGATCATGAAG GTGTTCTTGGATCCCAAGGCAAGGAATGACACCGAGAACAAGGTTGAGACTTTCTCCAGAGTCTACAGGAAGCTATCGGGGAAAGACGTTGTCTTTGAATTTCCCACGACAGAAGCCTGA
- the LOC121762368 gene encoding uncharacterized protein LOC121762368 isoform X3, giving the protein MLSSLIRDCGCTASSPLSTMAVIGLTILTNNPHFGMTRASNNYKYKMRVPYELKKGQSRQFHKLPSGSNIEIIFQKGLPKIDQKPPPLVFVHGSFHAAWCWAEHWLPFFSRHGFDCYALSLLAQGESDAPDGAVAGSLQSHAADVAHFIHNEIRLPPVLLGHSFGGLIVQQYIANEKSQVSEMENRHPYLAGAVLICSVPPSGNSGIVWRYLFSKPIAAFKITRSLAAKAFQTSLPLCKETFFSAAMEDHLVLRYQKLMTESSSKPLFDLRKLNASLPVPPVKDHSMKILVLGANDDFIVRDLEKQVGFMECHLFVWKGLHMT; this is encoded by the exons ATGTTATCCAGTCTTATACGGGATTGTGGCTGTACGGCATCTTCTCCTTTATCAACAATGGCGGTCATTGGCCTCACAATTCTCACAAACAATCCTCACTTTGGAATGACTCGGGCTAGCAACAACTACAAATACAAAATGCGGGTACCTTACGAACTGAAGAAAGGACAGTCTCGGCAATTTCACAAGCTCCCTTCCGGTTCCAACATCGAGATCATCTTCCAAAAAGGCCTTCCAAAAATCGATCAGAAGCCGCCGCCGCTAGTATTCGTGCACGGAAGTTTTCACGCGGCGTGGTGCTGGGCTGAACACTGGCTGCCCTTCTTTTCTCGACATGGATTTGATTGCTATGCTCTTAGCTTGCTCGCTCAG GGAGAAAGTGATGCACCTGATGGTGCAGTAGCAGGTTCACTCCAG AGCCATGCAGCCGATGTGGCTCACTTCATTCACAACGAAATTAGGTTACCACCAGTCTTGTTAGGTCATTCTTTTGGAGGACTTATCGTTCAACAGTATATCGCAAATGAGAAATCTCAAG TTTCAGAGATGGAAAACAGACACCCATATCTAGCTGGGGCTGTCCTAATTTGCTCGGTACCACCTTCAGGAAATAG TGGCATAGTTTGGCGGTATCTATTCTCCAAACCTATTGCTGCATTTAAG ATAACACGCAGTTTGGCAGCAAAGGCTTTTCAAACTTCTCTGCCACTTTGTAAGGAAACTTTCTTCTCTGCTGCTATGGAGGATCATCTGGTCCTTCG ATATCAGAAGCTGATGACAGAAAGTTCAAGTAAGCCACTTTTTGATCTGCGGAAGCTCAACGCATCACTTCCTGTTCCTCCTGTGAAAGATCATTCCATGAAGATCCTTGTCTTGGGAGCAAATGATGATTTCATAGTG AGGGACTTAGAGAAACAGGTAGGTTTTATGGAGTGTCACCTGTTTGTGTGGAAGGGGTTGCACATGACATGA